One region of Candidatus Bathyarchaeota archaeon genomic DNA includes:
- a CDS encoding nucleotide exchange factor GrpE gives MVEDQVPAPDSFEQLLECEKKRSQDYLTRLKYMQADYENAKKRFEREAEQIRSHCNERIVLELLDVVDELELATKNGSDSPSTQCLIQGVEMTLKKLRKVLEQEGVSEIPNPEGKCFDPKLHNAICVVECDDKDESTVMEQIRKGYQMRDRVIRPSIVKVSVKPKNQSNQTEEKQN, from the coding sequence ATGGTTGAAGACCAAGTGCCCGCGCCAGATAGTTTTGAGCAGCTTCTTGAATGTGAGAAGAAGCGTTCCCAAGATTATCTGACTCGGCTAAAATATATGCAGGCAGACTACGAAAACGCAAAGAAACGCTTTGAACGTGAAGCTGAACAAATCCGAAGTCACTGCAACGAACGCATAGTGTTGGAGTTGCTTGATGTCGTGGATGAGTTAGAATTAGCCACAAAAAACGGCTCTGATTCGCCTTCTACGCAGTGCCTCATACAAGGGGTCGAAATGACTCTCAAGAAATTACGGAAAGTTCTTGAGCAGGAAGGAGTCAGCGAGATTCCTAACCCAGAAGGCAAATGCTTTGACCCCAAACTCCACAACGCCATATGTGTTGTGGAATGTGACGATAAAGACGAATCCACAGTCATGGAACAGATCCGTAAAGGATACCAAATGAGGGACCGTGTGATTCGACCAAGCATCGTCAAAGTTTCCGTAAAACCAAAAAATCAAAGTAATCAAACGGAGGAAAAACAAAATTGA
- the dnaK gene encoding molecular chaperone DnaK, whose protein sequence is MSNQKTNEKILGIDLGTTNSAAAIYEGGHSTVIPSAEGPTMAGKMFPSVVAFTKDGQLLVGEPAKRQATTNSEGTFFEIKRKMGQDVKVSAYGKEYSPQQISAFILQKIKKDAETYLGGTINKAVITVPAHFNDNQRQATKDAGEIAGFQVMRIINEPTAACLAYGIDKLQHEMKILVFSFGGGTHDVTLMDFGKGVFQVLSTSGDTQLGGTDVDKAVVGYLVEEFKRQTGVDISNDRMAMSRLKDAAEKAKIELSTLMSTDIDLPFLTANASGPKHLHMTLTRTKLEALAQPIVERTRPTLLKALEDAKLTPQQVDKIILIGGMTRMPMVQRFVEQLLGKAPERGIDPMESVAIGAAIQGGVVTGEVTDLLLLDVTPLSLGVETMGSVMTKVIEKNTTIPTKRSQVFTTAADFQTAVTIHVLQGERAMASDNVSLGMFNLVDLPPAPRGVPQIEVTFDIDANGILNVTAKDRGTGKESKITITASTKLSKEEKDRLIKDAEQFAEQDRKKREEAETRNTADSLVYTAERTKQDLAGKLSAEETGKIDAAVTELKNALASNDMAQVKAKSDALQKVLQEVGTKVYQQAAAEAAKQQQAQGQTGPGPQGGAGPTMPPGGESGPQGPEGDNVVDSNDYKVK, encoded by the coding sequence TTGAGTAACCAAAAAACAAATGAAAAAATATTAGGAATCGATTTGGGAACAACCAACTCGGCAGCCGCCATCTATGAGGGGGGACACTCAACCGTTATCCCCAGCGCGGAGGGACCAACGATGGCTGGAAAAATGTTCCCATCCGTCGTTGCCTTCACAAAAGATGGACAGCTCCTCGTCGGTGAACCCGCTAAACGCCAAGCAACCACCAACTCAGAGGGCACCTTCTTTGAAATAAAACGCAAAATGGGCCAAGACGTCAAGGTATCCGCCTATGGCAAAGAATACAGCCCCCAACAAATCTCAGCATTCATACTACAAAAAATCAAAAAAGACGCAGAAACCTACCTCGGAGGCACCATAAACAAAGCCGTCATCACCGTCCCAGCCCACTTCAACGACAACCAAAGACAGGCAACTAAAGACGCTGGCGAAATCGCAGGCTTCCAAGTCATGCGCATCATCAACGAACCCACCGCAGCCTGCCTCGCCTATGGCATCGACAAACTACAGCATGAAATGAAAATCCTCGTCTTCAGCTTCGGCGGAGGCACCCATGACGTAACCCTCATGGATTTCGGCAAAGGAGTCTTCCAAGTACTATCCACAAGCGGCGACACCCAACTCGGCGGAACCGACGTGGACAAAGCAGTCGTAGGCTACCTCGTAGAGGAATTTAAACGCCAAACTGGCGTAGACATCTCCAACGACCGCATGGCTATGTCACGGCTCAAAGACGCGGCAGAAAAAGCTAAAATCGAACTATCAACCTTGATGAGCACCGACATCGACTTACCCTTCTTAACCGCAAATGCCTCAGGACCCAAACACCTACACATGACACTTACCCGAACCAAACTCGAAGCCCTCGCCCAACCCATCGTTGAGAGAACAAGACCAACCTTACTCAAGGCGCTTGAAGACGCTAAACTCACACCCCAACAGGTCGACAAAATCATCCTCATCGGCGGCATGACCCGCATGCCAATGGTTCAACGCTTCGTAGAGCAGCTCCTTGGCAAAGCCCCTGAACGTGGAATTGACCCTATGGAATCCGTCGCTATCGGCGCAGCCATCCAAGGCGGAGTCGTCACAGGCGAAGTCACTGACCTCTTGCTCCTCGACGTTACCCCCCTTAGTCTAGGCGTTGAAACTATGGGCAGCGTCATGACCAAAGTCATCGAGAAAAACACCACCATACCCACCAAACGCAGCCAAGTCTTCACCACCGCAGCCGACTTCCAAACCGCAGTCACCATCCACGTACTACAAGGCGAACGCGCCATGGCAAGCGATAACGTGTCTTTAGGCATGTTTAACCTCGTAGACCTACCCCCCGCACCTAGAGGTGTACCTCAAATCGAGGTTACCTTTGACATTGACGCAAACGGCATCCTAAACGTAACCGCCAAAGATCGCGGCACAGGCAAAGAATCCAAAATCACCATAACCGCATCCACTAAACTCTCTAAAGAAGAAAAAGACCGACTCATCAAAGACGCAGAGCAATTTGCTGAGCAAGACCGCAAGAAGAGAGAAGAAGCCGAAACCCGCAACACCGCCGACAGCCTCGTCTACACTGCTGAACGCACAAAGCAAGATCTTGCAGGCAAACTCTCGGCAGAGGAAACAGGCAAAATCGACGCAGCAGTTACCGAACTTAAAAACGCCCTGGCAAGCAATGACATGGCACAAGTGAAAGCCAAATCTGACGCGCTACAAAAGGTGCTCCAAGAAGTCGGAACCAAAGTCTATCAGCAAGCAGCCGCAGAAGCAGCCAAACAGCAACAGGCCCAAGGCCAAACAGGCCCCGGACCCCAAGGCGGCGCGGGACCCACCATGCCCCCAGGCGGAGAATCTGGACCTCAAGGACCAGAAGGCGACAACGTCGTCGACTCAAACGACTACAAAGTAAAGTAA
- a CDS encoding PAS domain S-box protein has product MNIYAIVSLCASAISIALGLSVYFLNRKATLNKLFLLTMAANAYWAFCQLMISQAHTVADAFLWTKVLSFWPFLVALMLHFTLVFTESDFSRHRLSYLAIYLPAVVFSLIDLTAGGITATPVLEPWGYSAPFQSSIVSAIGALWACTLGLLMVFLFINYHRNVLDKTRKKQTEFVALGFCIPIITSIVTDSFIALLGISFPVLGHIAGSATAFFVLYAMSKYSLFTFRSEFAAEHVFSTMPDAIILVNLKGTIIKINPSLTELCGYTEKEILGQSVSSMLYKATVRDKDNARPEIIAHLKIKREIKNREITFTTKAGERKSGMVSCSMVTDSNGQDVGASFVLHDITDHKEMEQKLLNTERLASIGELAGILGHDMRNPLSGIRGATYFLKKKYVNAHILDEEDEAMFESIDKSIVYANKIITDLVDYSSEIQLDLKTTTPRNLVRDALIYNEIPQDVTVENHTQDVPTLRVDESRICRGFANIIKNAFDAMPEGGTLEIASQQIGESVVFTFKDTGHGMTAETLSKLWGPLFTTKAKGMGFGLAICKRNVEAHNGTVRAESVPSLGTTIQIQLPIQPKDPQKAK; this is encoded by the coding sequence ATGAACATCTACGCTATAGTATCCCTATGTGCCAGCGCAATCTCCATCGCTTTAGGGTTAAGTGTGTACTTTCTCAACCGAAAAGCCACCCTGAACAAACTTTTCTTGTTGACTATGGCTGCAAATGCGTATTGGGCGTTTTGCCAATTAATGATCTCTCAAGCTCACACTGTGGCTGATGCGTTTTTGTGGACTAAGGTTCTTTCATTTTGGCCGTTTCTGGTTGCGCTAATGCTGCACTTCACATTGGTCTTCACAGAAAGCGACTTTTCAAGACATAGACTAAGTTATCTAGCCATTTATTTGCCCGCGGTAGTGTTCTCTTTAATTGATTTGACCGCTGGCGGGATTACAGCAACTCCTGTGCTTGAGCCCTGGGGATACTCAGCTCCTTTCCAGTCGTCAATTGTGTCTGCCATTGGCGCTCTGTGGGCATGCACACTGGGTTTACTAATGGTTTTTCTCTTTATCAATTATCACAGAAATGTCTTAGATAAAACTCGCAAGAAACAAACTGAATTCGTAGCCCTAGGATTCTGTATTCCCATAATCACATCAATAGTAACAGACTCCTTCATTGCCCTTTTGGGAATATCTTTTCCGGTACTTGGTCACATTGCAGGAAGCGCAACTGCCTTTTTTGTTCTCTATGCAATGTCTAAATACAGCCTTTTCACCTTTAGGTCAGAATTCGCGGCAGAACACGTATTCTCAACAATGCCCGACGCCATCATACTCGTCAATCTGAAGGGCACTATTATCAAAATCAACCCTTCCCTCACGGAACTCTGCGGTTATACTGAAAAAGAAATCCTTGGTCAATCCGTAAGTTCAATGCTGTATAAAGCTACGGTCCGGGATAAAGATAACGCGCGGCCAGAAATTATTGCGCATTTGAAGATAAAGCGGGAAATAAAGAACCGAGAAATAACCTTCACCACAAAGGCGGGGGAACGGAAATCGGGGATGGTTTCTTGCTCGATGGTTACCGACAGCAACGGTCAAGACGTCGGGGCTTCCTTTGTGTTGCATGACATTACTGACCACAAGGAGATGGAACAGAAACTTCTTAACACGGAAAGACTGGCATCGATTGGAGAATTAGCGGGTATTTTAGGTCATGACATGCGCAACCCGTTGTCAGGGATCAGGGGAGCAACCTATTTTCTTAAAAAGAAATACGTCAACGCCCACATTCTTGATGAAGAAGACGAAGCCATGTTTGAAAGCATCGATAAAAGCATTGTTTACGCGAATAAAATCATCACTGACCTCGTTGATTATTCAAGCGAAATCCAACTGGACCTAAAAACAACCACGCCTCGAAACCTTGTCAGAGACGCCTTAATCTACAACGAAATTCCACAAGACGTAACTGTAGAAAACCACACCCAAGACGTACCGACGCTACGGGTGGATGAGAGCCGTATCTGCCGGGGCTTTGCTAACATCATAAAAAACGCCTTTGACGCCATGCCCGAAGGTGGCACACTAGAAATTGCGTCGCAGCAAATTGGGGAATCAGTGGTTTTCACGTTTAAGGACACTGGTCATGGGATGACCGCGGAGACGCTCTCAAAGTTGTGGGGACCGTTGTTTACGACGAAGGCTAAGGGGATGGGTTTTGGGTTAGCGATTTGTAAACGCAACGTTGAAGCCCACAACGGTACAGTCCGCGCCGAAAGCGTACCCAGCTTAGGAACCACAATCCAAATCCAGTTGCCCATACAGCCCAAAGACCCCCAAAAAGCAAAGTAA
- a CDS encoding phenylalanine--tRNA ligase subunit alpha: protein MVELRAQEQQLLTSLQKLNGKASVEQLMEACQFPDAAVMRSGLTLQEKNLLTIHADTQNLIKLTPEGQTYAQNGLPERKLILATAEMGGSADLRQAAEKAGIQQQFIQIALGWVIRKKWALLNSQTNTLNISETLLHQTVIPEGCDETLLKYLYNKETTALDDLSKDLKDAAEQLKKRKLVTIEPKTSRVLQITEEGKIAASEATTAPPEVTQLTPELIITGKWRNIRIQKYNIEAPVAKTYGGKKHPYLQFLDEVREKLVQLGFQEMTGTAVETSFFNFDTLYVPQDHPAREDSDIYYIKDPPLGDINEHKKAAEHVKTTHENGDATGSTGWGYKWSLDAARRLILRGHGTCLSARTLEAHRYAVPSRHFSIARVYRPEITDRTHLSEFNQVEGIIIDQNLNLKDLLGVLGKFAREIAGADKVRFKPDYFPFTEPSVELSAYKEGYGWIEFGGSGIFRPEVTQPLGVKEPVIAWGLGVDRLFMMRAGIEDIRMIFSQDLAWLRSKQVT, encoded by the coding sequence ATGGTTGAACTCCGAGCGCAAGAACAACAACTCCTCACCAGCCTACAAAAATTAAACGGCAAAGCCTCAGTCGAACAACTCATGGAAGCATGCCAATTTCCCGACGCCGCCGTTATGCGCTCTGGACTAACGCTGCAAGAAAAAAACCTGCTAACCATACATGCCGATACCCAAAATCTCATCAAACTCACCCCCGAAGGCCAAACCTACGCCCAAAACGGTCTCCCCGAACGAAAACTGATACTGGCAACGGCAGAAATGGGCGGTTCCGCAGACCTGCGCCAAGCCGCTGAGAAGGCGGGGATTCAGCAGCAGTTTATTCAGATTGCTTTAGGCTGGGTTATACGCAAAAAATGGGCCCTCTTAAACTCCCAAACAAACACCCTAAACATCTCCGAAACTCTACTTCATCAAACCGTAATTCCCGAGGGTTGCGACGAAACACTCCTCAAATACCTCTACAACAAAGAAACAACGGCGCTTGATGATTTAAGCAAAGACCTCAAGGACGCCGCTGAGCAGCTTAAAAAGCGTAAGCTCGTAACCATAGAACCCAAAACCAGCCGTGTACTCCAAATTACCGAAGAAGGCAAAATAGCCGCTTCTGAAGCAACCACCGCACCTCCAGAAGTCACCCAACTCACCCCAGAACTAATAATTACAGGCAAATGGCGAAACATCCGCATCCAAAAATACAACATAGAAGCACCCGTCGCCAAAACCTACGGCGGCAAAAAACATCCCTACCTTCAATTCCTCGATGAAGTCCGCGAAAAACTTGTCCAGTTGGGTTTTCAGGAGATGACGGGAACAGCGGTGGAAACCAGCTTCTTCAACTTTGACACGCTCTACGTGCCACAGGACCATCCCGCACGGGAAGATAGCGACATTTACTACATAAAAGACCCCCCGCTCGGTGATATAAACGAACATAAAAAAGCCGCCGAACACGTCAAGACAACTCACGAGAACGGCGACGCAACAGGCTCTACGGGCTGGGGTTACAAATGGAGCCTTGACGCCGCCCGACGCCTTATCTTGCGAGGCCACGGCACATGTCTTAGCGCCCGCACGCTCGAAGCACACCGCTACGCTGTGCCAAGCCGACACTTCAGCATAGCCCGCGTGTATCGCCCCGAAATCACCGACCGCACGCATCTTAGCGAATTCAACCAAGTTGAAGGCATCATCATCGATCAAAACCTAAATTTAAAAGACCTCTTAGGGGTACTTGGCAAATTCGCGCGTGAAATCGCTGGTGCCGACAAAGTGCGTTTCAAACCCGACTACTTCCCATTTACTGAACCCAGCGTTGAACTCTCCGCCTACAAGGAGGGGTATGGCTGGATAGAATTTGGCGGTTCAGGCATATTCCGTCCTGAAGTCACCCAACCCTTAGGCGTTAAGGAACCCGTCATCGCGTGGGGACTAGGCGTAGACCGTCTGTTTATGATGCGCGCGGGGATAGAGGATATTCGGATGATTTTTAGCCAAGATCTTGCTTGGCTTAGGAGTAAACAGGTGACCTAA
- the pheT gene encoding phenylalanine--tRNA ligase subunit beta, whose protein sequence is MPTIDVDYKELESLLGVQLNGDMEKLDDILAFVKAEVKGHDPKEGTVTVEMKDTARADLWSVEGLSRALQGYIGKAKGIKPYKVGKSVIDVYVDDDLHNIRPFICCAVVKGIHLSDEVIKGIMHLQDKLDQTHGRSRRKTSIGIYNLDLIKPPIQYKAVNPSDVRFVPLGFTEQMGLDEVLERHPKGLEYGHIVKRNPLYPMLFDSEGKVLSFPPIINSCDLGKITEDSRNLLVEVTGTLHKTVLDVLDLVVLALIDRGGEAFGATIHYPQGKFYTQATVQTPDFCNRRYQLSVQETNSLLGLDLSVEKIRELLLVAGLDTEKVEGDCLNVLVPCYRVDVMHAVDIIEDVAVAYGYNNIEPVWRELATTGQAKPSQRLINVARDLMVGLGYQETLNTTLTNPEELFTKMNAEPTPFVELANPKVVTMTCLRNRLLPSLMEFLSINQSVEFPQKIFELSKVTIPDSEAETRTRDEDWLAAATSHPNANFTEIKSALDSFMTNMGVQWTIKENTDPSFIEGRVGKILVGDVEVGLVGEISPAVLEAWKLENPTAAFELNFQTILNKKQKQP, encoded by the coding sequence ATGCCCACAATCGACGTTGACTACAAAGAACTTGAAAGCTTACTCGGCGTGCAGCTTAATGGCGACATGGAAAAACTCGACGATATCTTAGCCTTCGTGAAAGCTGAAGTGAAGGGTCATGACCCCAAAGAAGGCACCGTAACCGTAGAGATGAAAGATACCGCACGCGCCGATCTCTGGAGCGTTGAGGGACTAAGCCGCGCCCTTCAAGGTTACATCGGCAAGGCCAAAGGCATCAAACCCTACAAGGTGGGCAAATCTGTTATTGATGTTTACGTGGACGATGACCTGCACAACATTCGTCCCTTCATCTGCTGCGCCGTCGTCAAGGGCATCCATCTAAGCGACGAAGTCATCAAAGGTATCATGCACCTACAAGACAAACTTGACCAAACTCATGGTCGAAGCCGCCGCAAAACCAGCATCGGCATCTACAACCTCGACCTCATCAAACCCCCAATCCAATACAAAGCCGTCAACCCAAGCGACGTGCGGTTTGTGCCGTTGGGCTTTACTGAGCAAATGGGACTTGATGAGGTTCTGGAGCGGCATCCTAAAGGCCTCGAATACGGGCACATCGTGAAACGTAACCCGCTCTACCCAATGCTTTTTGACAGCGAAGGCAAAGTCCTCTCCTTCCCGCCTATCATTAATTCCTGCGATTTGGGCAAAATCACCGAAGACTCCCGCAACCTCCTCGTCGAAGTCACAGGTACACTGCACAAAACTGTGCTGGACGTCCTAGACCTTGTAGTGTTGGCGCTCATAGACCGAGGCGGAGAAGCGTTTGGAGCAACCATCCACTACCCCCAAGGCAAATTCTACACCCAAGCAACCGTGCAAACCCCAGATTTCTGCAACCGCCGATATCAACTCAGCGTACAAGAGACCAATAGTCTCCTTGGATTAGATTTGTCAGTAGAAAAAATCCGCGAGTTGCTACTGGTTGCGGGTTTAGACACCGAAAAAGTCGAGGGCGACTGCCTCAACGTCTTGGTGCCCTGTTATCGCGTCGACGTCATGCACGCCGTGGACATAATCGAAGACGTTGCCGTCGCCTATGGCTACAACAACATCGAACCCGTCTGGCGTGAACTCGCCACTACTGGGCAGGCGAAACCCAGCCAACGCCTCATAAACGTCGCCCGTGACCTTATGGTGGGTTTGGGTTATCAAGAAACACTCAATACCACACTAACCAACCCCGAGGAGCTCTTCACAAAAATGAACGCAGAGCCCACGCCGTTTGTTGAGTTGGCTAACCCCAAAGTCGTCACCATGACCTGCCTACGAAACAGGCTCCTACCCAGCCTCATGGAGTTTCTCAGCATTAACCAATCCGTAGAGTTTCCTCAGAAAATCTTTGAACTTAGCAAGGTCACCATACCCGACTCTGAAGCAGAGACGAGGACACGCGACGAAGACTGGCTCGCAGCCGCTACTAGCCACCCCAACGCCAACTTTACCGAAATCAAATCCGCATTGGACTCATTCATGACCAACATGGGCGTACAATGGACCATAAAAGAAAACACTGACCCCAGCTTCATAGAAGGACGTGTCGGCAAAATCCTCGTCGGCGACGTCGAAGTCGGCTTGGTTGGCGAAATCAGCCCCGCAGTGCTGGAAGCATGGAAACTAGAAAACCCCACCGCAGCCTTCGAACTAAACTTCCAAACAATCCTCAACAAAAAACAAAAACAGCCATAG
- a CDS encoding ABC transporter permease, translating into MGFGAELEKIWYFMKRDMISFSTYKTNIAILILTALFGALSFAFLGTSATSQTVMDLYGMNFTTYLIIGVAFSTYLNQALTLVQKTINPWALEEVLVSPTRLSTFIIGSSIWGFVWSTAVVIVYLAIGVLVFGVNLSVNIVGTLLVLALGIGTFLGFSMIGAGILIVTKQGDPVTAFITLATSLFGNVLFPPQIMPPFLQAIAYIIPQYYFFTSIRLMLTGSTIGAVLPYILILALECAIIVPLGYGVYAWCLKTARKNGTLSWF; encoded by the coding sequence GTGGGATTTGGGGCGGAACTTGAAAAAATCTGGTACTTCATGAAACGGGACATGATTAGCTTCTCCACCTACAAAACCAACATCGCCATCCTCATCCTAACCGCGCTCTTCGGCGCGTTGTCCTTTGCCTTTTTGGGCACCAGCGCAACAAGCCAGACCGTTATGGACCTGTATGGCATGAACTTCACCACGTACCTCATCATCGGCGTGGCGTTTAGCACCTACCTCAACCAGGCATTGACTTTGGTGCAGAAAACCATTAATCCCTGGGCGCTCGAAGAGGTGCTGGTCTCCCCCACGCGCCTCTCCACATTCATCATCGGCAGTTCGATTTGGGGATTCGTTTGGAGCACCGCCGTCGTCATAGTCTACCTTGCCATCGGTGTGCTGGTCTTTGGAGTAAACCTAAGCGTCAACATTGTGGGGACCCTACTTGTTTTGGCGCTCGGCATCGGAACCTTCCTCGGTTTCAGCATGATAGGCGCAGGTATCCTCATTGTAACCAAACAAGGCGACCCTGTAACCGCATTCATAACCCTCGCCACCAGCCTCTTTGGCAATGTGCTGTTTCCACCGCAGATTATGCCGCCTTTTCTGCAAGCCATCGCCTACATCATACCCCAATACTACTTCTTCACCTCAATACGACTCATGCTCACAGGCTCAACAATTGGCGCAGTGCTGCCGTACATTCTGATTTTGGCGCTGGAATGCGCAATCATTGTGCCTTTGGGGTATGGGGTGTATGCTTGGTGTCTGAAAACAGCGCGAAAAAACGGAACCCTCTCATGGTTCTAA
- a CDS encoding ABC transporter ATP-binding protein — translation MQEVNAIQIINLTKTYKTRPPTASRWNLKKTVHINAIDNLNLNIKRGELFGLLGPNGAGKTTLVKMLCTLLPPDSGTALINGYNIKSQPMKVKQSLGTLFSVGERGFFWRLTGYRNLEFFAAIYNVPRHRRRERILDVLKLVGLENSAFDLYQRYSGGMKRKLSLARTLLPDPAVLLLDEPTTGLDAISARNVREFVKNTVNKETGKTVLYTTHYIEEAAQICDRIGILSHGHLIACDTPAALIEKIKQEERIFLVLEAVTPQQVEAISGLQGVTGLVEHSENVLPGQTGVRIKLRNIDQLPVLFGFLFEQKIKLVNFRRVEPTLEDAFIELTRRS, via the coding sequence GTGCAGGAAGTAAACGCAATCCAAATAATCAATTTAACCAAAACCTACAAAACCAGACCACCCACTGCCTCACGTTGGAACCTCAAAAAAACAGTCCACATAAACGCCATAGACAACCTCAACCTAAACATCAAACGCGGCGAACTCTTCGGGCTCTTGGGACCTAACGGCGCAGGCAAAACCACCCTCGTCAAAATGCTCTGCACTCTCCTACCCCCCGACTCGGGAACCGCCCTCATCAATGGCTACAACATAAAAAGTCAACCCATGAAAGTCAAACAGTCTTTGGGCACACTTTTTAGCGTCGGGGAGCGCGGGTTTTTTTGGCGCCTAACAGGGTACCGTAACCTCGAATTCTTCGCCGCCATCTACAATGTGCCCCGCCACAGACGCCGCGAACGCATCCTAGACGTCCTCAAGTTGGTGGGCTTAGAAAACAGCGCCTTTGACCTCTATCAACGCTACAGCGGCGGCATGAAACGAAAACTCTCCTTGGCACGTACGCTTCTTCCCGACCCAGCAGTTCTGCTCCTCGACGAACCCACCACTGGCTTAGACGCCATTTCAGCCCGCAACGTACGTGAATTCGTAAAGAATACCGTCAACAAAGAAACAGGAAAAACCGTGCTCTACACAACCCACTACATCGAGGAAGCAGCGCAGATATGCGACAGAATCGGCATCCTCAGCCACGGTCACCTCATAGCCTGCGATACCCCTGCCGCGCTAATTGAGAAAATTAAGCAAGAAGAACGCATATTCCTCGTCCTTGAGGCAGTTACACCTCAACAGGTTGAAGCTATAAGTGGGCTTCAAGGCGTGACAGGACTCGTGGAACATAGCGAGAACGTCCTGCCCGGCCAGACGGGCGTGCGCATCAAACTACGCAACATAGACCAGTTGCCGGTGCTGTTTGGGTTTTTGTTTGAGCAAAAAATTAAGCTTGTTAACTTTCGACGGGTTGAACCCACGCTTGAAGATGCATTTATCGAGCTTACGCGGAGGTCTTAG
- a CDS encoding RibD family protein, whose protein sequence is MKYRALQSMGMLPKVVLYNSVSVDGAIKDFDVDIGLHYQLLGKLAADALLVGSDTAKSGITLFNKEVLPEEASDFNKPVRATDDTRLFWVIADSQGKLQDLMHVHRKSGYAKDIIVLVSKTTPQTYLDYLTARHYDFIMAGEDHVDYRLALEQLNSRYGMETVITDSGGALSGVLLEAGLVNEVQLLIAPEIVGKKAVNLFRNVKNKVKLKLTKCFVVDKNHALLVYTVIGN, encoded by the coding sequence TTGAAATATCGAGCTCTCCAAAGTATGGGTATGTTGCCAAAAGTGGTTTTGTATAATTCTGTTAGCGTAGACGGCGCAATTAAGGATTTCGACGTAGACATTGGTTTGCATTACCAGTTGCTGGGCAAGCTGGCTGCGGATGCGTTGCTGGTGGGTTCTGACACTGCAAAAAGCGGGATTACCCTCTTTAACAAAGAGGTCCTACCTGAAGAAGCCAGCGACTTCAACAAACCCGTCAGAGCAACCGATGACACACGCCTCTTCTGGGTAATCGCTGACAGCCAAGGCAAACTCCAAGACCTCATGCATGTCCACCGCAAATCAGGCTACGCCAAAGACATCATCGTCCTCGTCTCCAAAACCACCCCCCAAACATATCTTGATTATTTGACGGCGCGGCACTACGACTTCATAATGGCAGGCGAAGACCATGTTGACTATCGCTTGGCGCTAGAGCAGCTAAACAGCCGTTATGGCATGGAAACGGTTATCACGGATTCTGGCGGTGCCTTATCGGGGGTTCTTTTGGAGGCAGGGCTGGTCAATGAGGTACAACTGCTGATTGCCCCCGAGATTGTTGGTAAAAAAGCTGTTAACCTGTTTAGAAACGTTAAAAACAAGGTTAAACTTAAACTGACAAAATGTTTTGTGGTCGACAAAAACCATGCTCTGCTGGTCTACACTGTGATAGGCAACTAG